From a region of the Aerosakkonema funiforme FACHB-1375 genome:
- a CDS encoding general stress protein, which translates to MALGHNRRAVGVFSHRQDAEYALTELRDSGFPMDKVSLIAKDTGKADRFAGSDVRDIDNDTNADEGAKTGAIAGGALGGITGLLVGLGALAIPGIGPVMLAGAAATAIATALSGGVIGAAAGGLIGALIGLGIPEDRARVYSDRVSRGGYLVIVDGSEDDIRRAESILNRRGIEEWGVYDYSGVDTSRADYTTTTTVERRDNVASIDDRVVVIDRRDEVL; encoded by the coding sequence ATGGCTCTAGGTCACAACAGACGCGCCGTTGGTGTGTTTTCTCACCGTCAAGACGCAGAATACGCTCTCACAGAATTGAGAGACTCTGGCTTTCCGATGGATAAAGTTTCTCTAATTGCTAAAGATACAGGCAAAGCCGATCGCTTTGCTGGCAGTGATGTGCGGGATATCGACAATGATACCAACGCTGACGAAGGTGCTAAAACAGGTGCGATCGCAGGCGGTGCATTGGGCGGGATAACAGGCTTACTTGTCGGTCTCGGTGCATTAGCAATTCCTGGCATTGGTCCTGTTATGCTAGCAGGAGCAGCTGCAACGGCTATAGCCACTGCACTTTCTGGCGGTGTAATTGGTGCGGCTGCTGGTGGCTTAATTGGTGCCTTAATTGGTTTGGGAATTCCAGAAGATAGAGCTAGAGTTTATAGCGATCGCGTGTCTCGCGGCGGCTATTTAGTAATAGTAGATGGTAGCGAAGATGACATCCGCCGCGCCGAATCAATTCTCAATCGCCGAGGCATTGAGGAGTGGGGTGTCTACGATTACTCAGGCGTTGATACTTCTCGCGCTGACTACACTACTACTACCACTGTTGAGCGTCGAGACAATGTTGCCAGTATAGACGATCGCGTAGTTGTCATCGATCGTCGGGATGAAGTTCTTTAG
- a CDS encoding BON domain-containing protein, which yields MKKLTPFILSGLLMFGAVACEASKTSSDAPNNAGEANRADQVSDNNANTNPNATNTAEQTNKAPDADSVKATQEDAQNKVRRAQANNDIRAREQRNNITGGDVQRADSDLASEVRSKLEVNIQKGQLTVDAEDGAVTVAGTVPTQQDLAKIDTLAKEIKGVKSVVNKATVAQATPAADNKNPQ from the coding sequence ATGAAAAAACTAACTCCATTTATACTCAGCGGTCTCCTCATGTTTGGTGCGGTTGCTTGCGAAGCCTCTAAGACAAGCAGCGATGCTCCTAATAATGCTGGTGAAGCGAACAGGGCCGATCAAGTTAGCGACAACAACGCTAACACCAATCCAAACGCTACTAATACTGCTGAGCAAACTAACAAAGCTCCAGACGCAGACTCAGTTAAAGCAACCCAAGAGGACGCGCAAAATAAAGTTCGTCGCGCTCAAGCAAATAATGACATACGCGCACGAGAGCAACGCAATAATATTACTGGAGGCGACGTTCAAAGAGCTGATAGCGACTTAGCAAGTGAAGTTCGCAGTAAGTTGGAAGTAAACATCCAAAAAGGTCAGCTAACAGTTGACGCCGAAGATGGCGCTGTTACTGTTGCCGGAACAGTTCCCACGCAGCAAGACTTGGCTAAAATTGACACACTTGCCAAAGAAATTAAAGGTGTCAAAAGTGTAGTCAACAAGGCAACTGTTGCACAAGCTACACCGGCAGCGGACAACAAAAACCCTCAGTAG